A genomic stretch from Solanum stenotomum isolate F172 chromosome 8, ASM1918654v1, whole genome shotgun sequence includes:
- the LOC125874886 gene encoding serine carboxypeptidase-like yields the protein MASCLSVLFLALLVGFLSSRVLSLSSSNNEDDFMLSFAKFPVPMAEKLIKQLNLFPKHDIYKASSSPLAATHQQTLFEKRFNLSYLGDSGATVQDLGHHAGYYRLPYTKDARMFYFFFESRSSQKDPVVIWLTRGPGCSSELAVFYENGPFNIADNMSLVWNNFGWDKVSNLIYVDQPTGTGFSYTSDDDDIRHDERGVSNDLYDFLQAFFKAHPQYVKNDFYITGESYARHYIPAFASRVHQGNKNKEGIPINLKGFAIGNGLTNPEIQYKAYTDYALDMRLIKQSDYNVIDKSYPKCQQAIKLCGTDGGSACMAAYLVCTSIFNKTMNVVGNKNYYDVRKTCDGNLCYDFSNMENLLNDEQVKHALGVGDIEFVSCSSTVYQAMQLDWMRNLEAGIPPLLEDGIKLLVYAGEYDLICNWLGNSRWVHAMEWSGQKDFGAARSVPFTVDGEEKGIEKNHGPLTFLRVHDAGHMVPMDQPKAALEMLQRWMKGKLSKEGHFAHM from the exons ATGGCATCATGTTTATCTGTACTCTTTCTAGCTTTACTTGTTGGTTTTCTCTCTTCTCGTGTTCTTTCCCTTTCTTCATCCAATAATGAGGATGATTTTATGTTATCTTTTGCTAAATTCCCTGTACCAATGGCAGAAAAACTCATCAAACAACTTAATTTGTTCCCTAAACATGATATCTACAAGGCTTCATCATCACCCTTAGCTGCTACTCATCAGCAAACTCTCTTTGAGAAGAGATTCAATTTATCTTATCTTGGTGATTCTGGGGCCACTGTTCAAGATTTGGGTCATCATGCCGGTTATTATCGTCTTCCATATACTAAAGATGCAAG gatgttttatttctttttcgaATCAAGAAGCAGCCAGAAGGATCCAGTTGTTATATGGCTAACACGGGGGCCAGGATGTAGCAGTGAATTGGCTGTGTTTTATGAAAATGGACCTTTCAATATAGCAGACAATATGTCACTTGTTTGGAATAATTTTGGCTGGGACAAG GTCTCAAACTTAATATACGTTGATCAACCAACTGGAACTGGTTTCAGTTACACATCAGACGATGATGACATTCGTCACGATGAAAGGGGTGTTAGCAATGACCTTTACGACTTCTTGCAGG CTTTCTTCAAGGCACATCCTCAGTATGTAAAGAATGATTTTTACATAACTGGAGAATCATATGCTAGGCATTACATTCCTGCATTTGCTTCTCGCGTTCATCAAGGTAACAAGAATAAAGAAGGAATTCCAATAAATCTTAAG GGATTCGCCATTGGTAATGGACTCACTAATCCAGAAATTCAGTACAAAGCCTACACTGACTATGCATTGGATATGAGATTGATCAAACAATCTGATTACAATGTCATTGACAAGTCATATCCAAAATGTCAACAGGCAATTAAGCTTTGTG GAACTGATGGTGGAAGTGCTTGCATGGCGGCATATCTTGTTTGCACAAGTATCTTCAACAAGACAATGAATGTTGTGGGTAACAAAAAT TACTATGATGTCAGAAAGACTTGTGATGGTAATCTCTGCTATGACTTCTCCAACATGGAAAATCTCCTCAATGAT GAACAGGTTAAACATGCCCTTGGTGTCGGGGATATTGAGTTTGTGTCGTGTAGTTCTACAGTTTACCAGGCAATGCAGTTGGATTGGATGAGGAATCTTGAAGCTGGTATTCCTCCACTCCTTGAGGATGGAATCAAGCTACTTGTCTATGCCGGGGAATATGATCTTATCTGCAACTGGCTAG GGAACTCGAGGTGGGTGCATGCAATGGAATGGTCTGGACAGAAAGATTTTGGGGCAGCACGATCGGTTCCTTTTACAGTAGATGGTGAAGAGAAAGGAATTGAAAAGAACCACGGGCCTCTAACTTTCCTTAGGGTCCATGATGCAGGACACATGGTTCCAATGGATCAACCTAAGGCAGCACTTGAAATGCTGCAGAGATGGATGAAAGGGAAATTGTCCAAGGAAGGTCACTTTGCTCATATGTAG